Genomic DNA from Salinibacter pepae:
TCGGGGTCCGGGGCGGTGGTCGGGTTGGCCATGGTGCGCAAGGGGATTGTGGACGGGGAAAATCGGAAGCGCTTTCACATGCTGGAATCGTCGATACTTTTTCTCTGCACAAACGTTTCGGGGGCGTTGGCTAGGACGAACCGGAGTGGGCCTGGGCCGCGGTGGTGGGCGCGGACATCGTGAACCGAACCGGAAGACGGAGTCGGATTGGAATGGGATCGCCGTCGACCCGGGCCGGAATAAAATCAACCGATCTTACGCCGTCTACGGCGGCGGAATCGCACAAGGGATGAAGGGATTTGACCACCTCGATATCCCTCACGCTCCCGTCGGGCTCGACCCGAAACTCGAGTTCCAAGCGTCCCTCAATGCCCTGAGCGCGTGCTTTCTTCGGATAATGGATGTTCAGGTACAGGCTGCCCTTGCCCCCAACGATCTGTGGCGTACGATCTGCGACGTCGAGCGTGCTTGCGTATCGGGCCTTTTTGTTCCGGCTGGCGTTGGACTCCGAAGGGGAGGATCCCGAGTCGCCGTCGCCCTGGGCCGTTTCCGAGGGTGAAGAGGCTTCCGGTGCGGCCTCGGGTGAGGAAGGGGCGCTGGTGGGCGGAGGCGCCCGTTCGGACCGGCCGCCTGGGTCCGTGTCGGTGGGCTCCTCGGGCACCACGTCGCCGAGCAGAATCCGGTCGGGGGACGAATCGATCGTCCATCCTACCTGTAGCGATGAGCGTTGGAGCGGGAGGTGAACCAGGGCAATTACGACGACGAGACTGGCGGCCAGCCCGACCATGCAACGTAGGGGGTAGGCGTCCAGGACGACATCCGTGATTGTATCCATGACGGGCACGGGGCTGG
This window encodes:
- a CDS encoding energy transducer TonB, which produces MDTITDVVLDAYPLRCMVGLAASLVVVIALVHLPLQRSSLQVGWTIDSSPDRILLGDVVPEEPTDTDPGGRSERAPPPTSAPSSPEAAPEASSPSETAQGDGDSGSSPSESNASRNKKARYASTLDVADRTPQIVGGKGSLYLNIHYPKKARAQGIEGRLELEFRVEPDGSVRDIEVVKSLHPLCDSAAVDGVRSVDFIPARVDGDPIPIRLRLPVRFTMSAPTTAAQAHSGSS